Part of the Pelmatolapia mariae isolate MD_Pm_ZW linkage group LG3_W, Pm_UMD_F_2, whole genome shotgun sequence genome is shown below.
AGTGTCCTACTTTCACTTTGACCGGATGAACAGCCTTCAGCCAGAACCAGGAGACTGGAGCACCTTTCTACAGGAATTCATGGAGGGAAAGAGTGAGTCCAGAGTAGTTTCAGGCTCCAGGAAAACAATGTCATCTCATTTTGCATGTAAAAATTCCTTTGTGTATTGTATTGTGGCTACAGGGGCTTTTGGATCATGGTATGACCATGTGAACGGCTGGTGGGAAAAGAAGCAGACTTATTCAAATCTCCTCTACATGTTCTATGAAGATTTGATTGAGGTACTGTGGTTTGTGCTAACGTCTTTGCCATTGTCAGCTGAGCTCTTTAAAACTCTTTGATTGTGACTTTAACAAACAAAGATCCACAGGAACATCTCATTTTTATCAGCCTATACATGGCTAAAGCTAGAACGGTTAACTAAAAGATTGATCTAAATCAGTGTAGCTTCTTGGATGCAGGAAAAAGATAGCAGCTTGCCAGGGCCTGTGTCTGCAGATGAAGAAGGAAATAGTGTCACACACGACATCTCTGTAAACCCTGGTTTTGCTGCtattcaacaaagaaaacaacatttgCCTTAAATTACAATTAATTCAGACTAGGTGCCCAGATATACCCAGTTTTAAATGTAGAgtacttttcttgtttttaaaagcagtGTGCTGTGCAAGTAACAAAGATGTCTTTGAGTATGTTTATACTCTACAATCAGGTTGTTTGtatggaacaaaaaaacaaatatcaaaaTTACAGCTTTTCTTTGAGTGGAGACTGAACATGTGCATGGAAACATGGTAAGAGTCAAacttataaaaacaaacaaacataaaaaggaGTCAAAGTTATAAAAGCTGTAGAGAAGAAAAATCTGTTTGACCAATCACTACATCAGTCTTTGTCGTGTGTTGTTCTAAGTAGGTTTCCAGACCTAAATGCAGACTTGTGACACAATTACAGTGCGAAAAGCAAACTTTTATTATCAGGACCATGACCATATTTCTCAAGTAACTTTTTTCAAGAATGCAACTAAGCTTATTTTTTTCCAAGACACTAATGCTGTCACTTAACTCAGAATACTAGTTTACACAGGGCAGATATCATATACATATACAGATGTCATATACTATAAATAGGAATGGACAGTGGTAAGAGTTTAGTGATTTAATTCCATTATGGACATCACATATCGATTTGATTCCTTATCGACTCTCACTGGCTGCACTTTAAGAGTCACCACCATTTCTAAGCAGCGCAGCAAAGAGATcacattcatgcaaattaaaTACATGCTGAGTGATCAAATGTTTGAACATGGTTGAGGTATCTcgcctctttgttgtgatcttTGGGGTCATTGGTGCGCATATCACACAGAACTCTTTTCTTTAAAGTAATGCAGCATCTTACTTATTTACTCCCAGCACAAAGACATTCGTTAGACTACTCGTTACTCCTTTTACTCTGTAAAGGCTCCACACACCAGCACACTCCCCTATACTAATGAGGACACACGTGATCTTTCTCATAGTGTTTAGTTATGAACACAAATCAAAGGACAAAACAGGACAAAAAGTCTTAAAAGTGCAATAAATgtgttataaaaataaaagtaatggcCAAAGCCACGCTGCAGAATGTGCCAATATTTTTCTCTTCagtaaaacaaactgaaatcagctgattgtagtgaAAGTGAGAGAACTGATTAACGGGATCAATATGCAGGCAGACTAACAAGTAATCGGACTACTGAGAGCTCTACATTCCCATCTATAATTATAAATCAGTTACTGTACCAGTTACTGGTATTTATGGATCcagattttatttcatttgtactTTGATCACCAATGAAATTTAATTCCATTGTAATCGGGAGAAGTTGGGCCTAACAACACCAGATCAAGCTAGATAGATAAGAGAGCATAAATTGGATTTTGGGTTGAAATGTTCCTTTAAAGGTGATAATAATTTTCAATATTTATGTGAACAGGACTCGGGACGAGAAATAGAGCGACTGTGTTCCTTCCTTGGTTTGTCTCCTTCCGCTGAGGAGAAGGAAAGAGTCCGAGTCAGTGTGACGTTTGATAGTATGAAACAGAACAGCATGACCAACTACAGCACAATTCCTCTGTTGAACCAGACCGTGTCTCCGTTCATGAGAAAAGGTAAAGTTCAGCATCACTCTTTTCAGTACCAATATTTCCTCCATATATAATTAGGTTGACTGGTTACTCTGAACATTTTGTCTCCAGGGAAAGTTGGTGACTGGAAGAACCACTTCACTGTGTCGCAGAACGAACAGTTTGATGAGGACTACAAGCACAAAATGAAGAATCCTGGTCTAAGGTTTCGTTTTGAAATTTAGATGCCCAGCGTGACACAATGGAGCTGTGAAGTGAAGAAATCGTTAACATTTCAAGATTCATCTGCACCTCTTATGTAAAATTACGAAGAAACAAAACTTAGAGTAATGTACTGTCAAAATTATGTGTGCTAGGATTGACTTTGAATCTTTGACTTTCCTACTTGTTTTTTGATCGATGTTGGTAATGTCTTTAATGTTATGCCTGTCAATAACTCTATTTAATCTATTgtgcaacaaaataataaagacaTAGACTAATTACCCCTTTTCTCATCTTTAGCAGTAATGTTGAATGTATTGATTTAACCTGGCCCTCTCTCTACTGCGTTTTTTGAGCTGAGAGTTACGGCTTCGTGCGGTTTAAAAAGAACTGTG
Proteins encoded:
- the LOC134624298 gene encoding cytosolic sulfotransferase 3-like, producing MAAPPRPQPFDFHGVPMINIFTDDWDNIQNFKARPDDILIATYPKAGTTWVSYILDLLYFSDMGPDRQTSVPIHERVPFLEFCVPPIPSGTDLAEQLPTTPRLIKTHLPVQFVPKSFWEQGCRIIYVARNAKDNAVSYFHFDRMNSLQPEPGDWSTFLQEFMEGKRAFGSWYDHVNGWWEKKQTYSNLLYMFYEDLIEDSGREIERLCSFLGLSPSAEEKERVRVSVTFDSMKQNSMTNYSTIPLLNQTVSPFMRKGKVGDWKNHFTVSQNEQFDEDYKHKMKNPGLRFRFEI